A single genomic interval of Rhodopseudomonas palustris harbors:
- a CDS encoding thiamine pyrophosphate-binding protein yields the protein MAEQDRLVGGQLLAKTLKAAGVSQAFALHGGHLEALLKGCIEEEIALIDFRHESSAGHAADAYARATGKLGVCIVTAGPGFTNVLSAMTNAQLDGSPVLFIVGAPPLREVETNPLQGGIDQVAMARPAVKWAFSIPSTERIADLTAMAIRKAMTLPRGAVLLEVPIDVLHMSVAAARATPPAGVGVNPRPAPAPAEVARLVEVLQAAKRPVLIAGNGAANHETAEALRALCARVPLPVFTKSLAAGILPPGHRCNGGAAGNLALLPMLGFDRPDLVILLGGKLGLLLGGRSGALVPHGATLVQIHGDAAEMGRIRDVDLAILADCTEATRALDASLKDGQFEEMEAWRAQAVSATGLFATMFPERETSRGIHPYHAARAVADAAGPEAAYVFDGGEAASWGAAAAVVDRPGALLGHGYLGCLGIGPGFAIGAQLAAPERRVIHLTGDGALGFHLQELDTMVRHRLPIVTVVLNNEVWGMSIHGQQIMFGSNYHVISKLGGTQFANIAQAFGCHAERVTRFADLAPALERAFASGGPAFVEVMTDADVVHPVTVAMLGQVQEGSNDVLIPYYENIPADTA from the coding sequence ATGGCAGAACAAGATCGCCTGGTCGGCGGACAATTGCTGGCAAAGACGCTGAAGGCCGCCGGTGTAAGCCAGGCGTTTGCGCTGCACGGCGGACATCTCGAAGCGCTACTCAAGGGGTGCATCGAGGAAGAGATTGCACTGATCGATTTCCGTCATGAGTCGTCAGCCGGCCACGCTGCCGATGCGTATGCGCGTGCGACCGGCAAGCTCGGTGTGTGCATCGTCACCGCCGGGCCAGGGTTCACCAACGTGCTGTCGGCGATGACCAATGCGCAGCTCGATGGCTCACCGGTGCTGTTCATCGTCGGCGCCCCGCCGCTGCGTGAGGTGGAAACCAATCCGCTCCAGGGCGGGATCGATCAGGTTGCGATGGCTCGGCCGGCGGTGAAATGGGCGTTCTCGATCCCCAGCACGGAGCGGATCGCCGATCTGACGGCGATGGCCATCCGCAAGGCGATGACGCTGCCGCGTGGCGCCGTGCTGCTCGAGGTGCCAATTGACGTGCTGCACATGAGCGTCGCTGCTGCGCGCGCCACTCCTCCGGCCGGCGTCGGCGTCAATCCGCGCCCCGCGCCTGCCCCGGCTGAGGTCGCGCGATTAGTTGAAGTGCTGCAGGCGGCCAAACGCCCTGTGTTGATCGCCGGCAATGGCGCAGCCAATCATGAAACGGCGGAGGCGCTGCGAGCACTGTGTGCCAGGGTGCCACTGCCGGTCTTCACCAAGTCACTGGCGGCCGGCATCCTGCCGCCGGGCCACCGCTGCAATGGCGGGGCTGCGGGCAACCTCGCCTTGTTGCCGATGCTGGGGTTCGATCGGCCGGATCTCGTTATCCTGCTCGGCGGCAAACTCGGCCTGCTGCTCGGCGGACGTTCGGGCGCACTGGTGCCGCATGGCGCAACCCTGGTGCAGATCCACGGCGATGCGGCCGAGATGGGCCGGATCCGCGACGTCGATCTGGCCATCCTGGCGGATTGCACCGAAGCGACGCGCGCGCTCGACGCTTCTCTGAAGGACGGCCAATTTGAGGAGATGGAGGCTTGGCGGGCGCAGGCAGTCTCGGCAACCGGGCTGTTCGCGACGATGTTCCCCGAGCGCGAAACGTCACGAGGCATTCATCCGTATCATGCGGCCCGCGCCGTGGCTGACGCGGCTGGGCCTGAGGCTGCCTATGTGTTCGATGGCGGGGAAGCGGCGTCGTGGGGCGCTGCGGCAGCGGTCGTCGACCGGCCGGGAGCGCTGCTCGGTCACGGCTATCTCGGCTGCCTGGGGATCGGACCGGGGTTCGCGATCGGCGCCCAACTCGCCGCTCCGGAGCGCCGGGTGATCCACCTGACCGGTGACGGCGCACTTGGATTCCACCTGCAGGAACTCGACACCATGGTTCGGCACCGCTTGCCGATCGTCACCGTGGTCCTCAACAATGAAGTCTGGGGAATGTCGATCCACGGACAGCAAATCATGTTCGGCAGCAACTATCATGTGATCTCGAAGCTGGGCGGAACGCAGTTTGCCAACATCGCCCAGGCCTTCGGCTGTCACGCCGAGCGTGTAACCCGGTTTGCCGACCTCGCGCCGGCACTGGAGCGCGCCTTCGCCAGCGGCGGCCCGGCCTTTGTTGAAGTGATGACGGATGCCGACGTTGTGCATCCGGTCACGGTGGCGATGCTCGGTCAGGTTCAGGAAGGCAGCAACGACGTGTTGATCCCCTACTACGAGAACATCCCCGCAGATACGGCCTGA
- a CDS encoding TMEM175 family protein → MTGHFETRRLEQLSNTIFGVAMTLLAYQAPREKFASADPQWREIWHLYGAFLSTLLLSFIVAGMFWYSHQRRLTYATDAGRIEVLVNLFFLLSIIVLPVTCGLYGNNYDSPNVTTLYSFNLFMISLFNTVLWTIAVARRRDWLTLITPAFALVVMGAALLGCLIQPHWPKFIWPLAFLSPAISAWIEKRR, encoded by the coding sequence ATGACCGGCCATTTCGAAACGCGGCGGCTCGAGCAGCTCAGCAACACCATCTTCGGTGTAGCGATGACGCTGCTCGCCTATCAGGCGCCGCGTGAGAAATTCGCCAGCGCCGATCCGCAGTGGCGTGAAATCTGGCACCTCTACGGCGCCTTTCTGTCGACGTTGCTGCTCAGCTTCATCGTCGCCGGAATGTTCTGGTACAGCCACCAGCGCAGGCTGACTTATGCGACCGATGCCGGCCGCATCGAAGTGCTGGTTAACCTGTTCTTTCTGCTGTCGATCATCGTGCTCCCGGTGACCTGCGGCCTTTACGGCAACAACTACGACTCCCCCAACGTCACCACGCTGTACAGCTTCAATCTGTTTATGATTTCGCTGTTCAACACGGTGCTGTGGACGATCGCGGTGGCGCGGCGGCGCGACTGGCTGACCTTGATCACGCCGGCTTTCGCCCTCGTGGTGATGGGCGCTGCGTTGCTGGGATGTCTGATCCAACCGCACTGGCCGAAATTCATCTGGCCGCTGGCGTTCCTGTCGCCCGCGATCAGTGCGTGGATCGAGAAGCGGCGTTAG
- a CDS encoding O-acetylhomoserine aminocarboxypropyltransferase, whose translation MTERNPGFATLAVHAGAQPDPTTGARATPIYQTTSFVFNDADHAASLFGLQAFGNIYTRITNPTTSVLEERVAALEGGTAALATASGHAAQLVALQQLMQPGDEFIAARKLYGGSINQFTHAFKSFGWNVVWADTDDLASFQRAVSPKTKAIFIESIANPGGSITDIEAVAEVARNAGVPLIVDNTLATPYLIRPIDHGADIVVHSLTKFLGGHGNSLGGIIVDAGTFDWSKDGKYPMLSEPRPEYHGLKIQETFGNFSFAIACRVLGLRDLGPALSPFNAFMLLTGIETLPLRMQKHCENAKAISEFLSTHKAVDEVNYSGLASSKYAALARKYAPKGAGAVFTFSLKGGYQAGIDLVANLKLFSHLANVGDTRSLIIHPASTTHSQLDDAQKTAAGAAPNMVRVSIGIEDKDDLIADLDQALGG comes from the coding sequence ATGACCGAACGCAACCCAGGATTCGCGACGCTCGCGGTCCATGCCGGCGCCCAGCCCGATCCCACCACCGGTGCGCGCGCGACGCCGATCTATCAGACCACATCATTTGTCTTCAACGACGCCGACCATGCCGCCTCGCTGTTCGGCCTGCAGGCGTTTGGCAACATCTACACCCGCATTACCAACCCGACGACGTCGGTGCTCGAAGAGCGCGTCGCCGCGCTGGAAGGCGGCACCGCGGCGCTCGCCACCGCCTCGGGCCACGCCGCCCAGCTCGTCGCGCTGCAGCAACTGATGCAGCCCGGCGACGAGTTCATCGCCGCGCGCAAACTGTACGGCGGCTCGATCAATCAGTTCACCCACGCCTTCAAGAGCTTCGGCTGGAACGTGGTGTGGGCCGACACCGACGACCTCGCCAGCTTCCAGCGGGCGGTGTCGCCGAAGACCAAGGCGATCTTCATCGAGTCGATCGCCAATCCGGGCGGCAGCATCACCGACATCGAGGCGGTGGCGGAAGTCGCGCGCAATGCGGGCGTGCCGCTGATCGTCGACAACACGTTGGCGACGCCCTACCTGATCCGCCCGATCGACCATGGCGCGGACATCGTGGTGCATTCGCTCACCAAGTTCCTCGGCGGCCACGGCAACTCGCTCGGTGGTATCATCGTCGATGCCGGCACCTTCGACTGGTCGAAGGACGGCAAATATCCGATGCTGAGCGAGCCGCGTCCCGAATATCACGGCCTGAAGATCCAGGAGACGTTCGGCAACTTCTCGTTCGCGATCGCCTGCCGCGTGCTCGGCCTGCGCGATCTCGGGCCCGCGCTGTCGCCGTTCAACGCCTTCATGCTGCTGACCGGCATCGAGACGCTGCCGCTGCGGATGCAGAAGCACTGCGAGAACGCCAAGGCGATTTCCGAATTCCTCTCTACCCACAAGGCGGTAGACGAGGTCAACTACTCCGGCCTCGCGTCGAGCAAATACGCCGCCCTCGCCCGCAAATATGCGCCGAAGGGCGCCGGCGCGGTGTTCACCTTCAGCCTCAAGGGCGGCTATCAGGCCGGCATCGATCTGGTCGCCAATCTGAAGCTGTTCTCGCATTTGGCCAATGTCGGCGACACCCGCTCGCTGATCATCCACCCGGCCTCGACCACCCACAGCCAGCTTGACGACGCCCAGAAGACCGCCGCCGGCGCCGCGCCCAACATGGTGCGGGTGTCGATCGGCATCGAGGACAAGGACGACCTGATCGCCGACCTCGATCAGGCACTCGGCGGCTGA
- a CDS encoding CoA-binding protein, which yields MNHDSYSDNYIRAILNGVKTIAMVGASPLNVRPSYFVFKYLSERGYDVIPINPGQVGKSLLGKPFVASLKDIDRPIDMVDVFRGSAHVMPVVDEVLSLSPLPKVIWMQIGVRNDEAAAKAEAAGLKVVMDRCPKIEYGRLSSEISWMGVNSRTLSAKRAPIPVKGMRLSLDRQSVAGADTAASDRAVKSRNEAV from the coding sequence ATGAACCACGACAGCTACTCCGACAACTACATCCGCGCGATCCTGAATGGTGTGAAGACGATTGCGATGGTCGGGGCGTCGCCGCTCAATGTGCGGCCGAGCTACTTCGTGTTCAAGTATCTTAGTGAGCGCGGCTACGACGTCATTCCGATCAATCCCGGTCAGGTCGGCAAGAGCCTGCTCGGCAAGCCGTTCGTGGCGTCACTCAAGGACATCGACCGGCCGATCGACATGGTCGACGTGTTCCGCGGCTCCGCGCATGTGATGCCGGTGGTCGACGAGGTGTTGTCGCTGTCGCCGCTGCCGAAAGTAATATGGATGCAGATCGGGGTGCGCAACGATGAAGCCGCCGCGAAGGCCGAAGCCGCCGGCCTCAAGGTGGTGATGGATCGCTGCCCGAAGATCGAATACGGCCGGCTGTCGTCAGAGATTTCCTGGATGGGGGTGAACTCGCGCACCCTCAGCGCCAAGCGTGCGCCGATCCCGGTCAAAGGGATGCGGCTGTCGCTCGATCGTCAGAGCGTCGCAGGCGCCGATACCGCGGCGTCCGACCGCGCCGTCAAAAGCCGCAATGAAGCGGTCTGA
- a CDS encoding enoyl-CoA hydratase, producing MTVLPAFAATQPSPILLRETVDGGVAVLTLNRPAARNSLSLEMIDDLHAALDLIARDDGVRVVVIAANGPAFCAGHDLKELTAHRNDADRGRASFTRIMTACSAMMQAIVKLPKPVIAAVQGVATAAGCQLVASCDLAIASEQATFATPGVDIGLFCSTPMVALSRNVPRKNAMHMLLTGEPVGAEEARQIGLINRVVPHGTERAAAVAMAEQIAGKSAHTIKIGKEAFYRQAELNLADAYHYASQVMAENMMAADAEEGICAFLEKRQPEWKDR from the coding sequence ATGACCGTGTTGCCCGCTTTCGCAGCGACCCAGCCTTCACCGATTCTGCTGCGTGAGACCGTCGATGGCGGTGTTGCAGTGCTGACGTTGAACCGACCGGCCGCGCGCAACAGCCTGTCGCTGGAAATGATCGACGATCTGCACGCGGCGCTGGATCTGATCGCGCGCGACGATGGCGTGCGTGTCGTGGTGATCGCCGCCAACGGCCCGGCGTTCTGCGCCGGCCATGACCTCAAAGAGCTGACCGCGCATCGCAACGACGCCGATCGCGGCCGTGCCAGCTTCACCCGGATCATGACCGCCTGCAGCGCGATGATGCAGGCGATCGTCAAGCTGCCCAAGCCGGTGATCGCGGCGGTGCAGGGCGTCGCCACCGCGGCGGGCTGTCAGCTGGTCGCGAGCTGCGACCTCGCGATCGCATCCGAGCAGGCGACCTTCGCGACGCCCGGCGTCGATATCGGACTGTTCTGCTCCACCCCGATGGTGGCGCTGTCGCGCAACGTGCCACGCAAGAATGCGATGCACATGCTGCTGACCGGCGAGCCGGTCGGCGCCGAAGAGGCCCGTCAGATCGGCCTGATCAACCGTGTGGTGCCGCACGGCACCGAGCGCGCCGCGGCGGTCGCGATGGCCGAACAGATCGCCGGCAAGTCGGCCCATACCATCAAGATCGGCAAGGAAGCGTTCTATCGCCAGGCCGAGCTCAACCTCGCCGACGCCTATCACTACGCCTCGCAGGTGATGGCCGAGAACATGATGGCCGCCGATGCCGAAGAAGGCATTTGCGCCTTCCTGGAAAAGCGCCAGCCGGAATGGAAGGATCGTTGA
- a CDS encoding PaaI family thioesterase encodes MTHARMGVGELEEFLQREFPQAFSHGDISIETADGRTSLLRQRYSDRMLRPGGTVSGPTLMALADFAMYVVLLSAIGPVALAVTTNLNINFLRKGQPGQDVVAVAKLLKLGRRLAVGEVTLLSGTSPDPIAHVTSTYSIPVA; translated from the coding sequence ATGACACATGCGAGGATGGGCGTAGGCGAACTCGAAGAATTTCTGCAGCGCGAGTTCCCGCAGGCGTTCAGCCACGGTGACATTTCGATCGAGACCGCCGATGGTCGCACATCTTTATTACGGCAGCGCTACAGCGACCGGATGCTGCGCCCGGGCGGCACCGTTTCGGGCCCGACCCTGATGGCGCTGGCGGATTTCGCAATGTACGTCGTGTTGCTGTCGGCGATCGGACCGGTCGCGCTCGCCGTCACCACCAATCTCAACATCAACTTCTTGCGGAAGGGCCAGCCCGGCCAGGACGTGGTCGCGGTCGCCAAGCTTTTGAAGCTCGGCCGGCGGCTGGCGGTCGGGGAGGTGACGCTGCTGTCCGGCACCTCGCCGGATCCGATCGCTCATGTGACCTCGACCTATTCCATTCCAGTCGCTTGA
- the rplM gene encoding 50S ribosomal protein L13, with the protein MKTFSAKPAEVTKKWVIIDATGLVVGRLATLVAMRLRGKHLPTYTPHVDCGDNVIIINASKVVLTGRKRDNKVYYHHTGFIGGIKERSAKAILEGRFPERVVEKAIERMIPRGPLGRVQMGNLRVYPGAEHPHEAQQPEKLDIGAMNRKNMRAA; encoded by the coding sequence ATGAAGACGTTTTCGGCCAAGCCCGCCGAAGTCACGAAGAAGTGGGTCATTATTGACGCCACTGGTCTCGTGGTCGGCCGGCTCGCCACGCTGGTCGCGATGCGGCTGCGCGGCAAGCACCTCCCGACCTACACCCCGCACGTCGACTGCGGCGACAATGTCATCATCATCAACGCCTCGAAGGTGGTGCTGACCGGTCGCAAGCGCGACAACAAGGTTTACTACCATCACACCGGCTTCATCGGCGGCATCAAGGAGCGCTCTGCGAAGGCGATCCTCGAAGGTCGTTTCCCGGAGCGCGTGGTCGAGAAGGCGATCGAGCGCATGATCCCGCGCGGTCCGCTCGGCCGTGTGCAGATGGGCAACCTGCGCGTCTATCCCGGCGCCGAACACCCGCACGAAGCCCAGCAGCCCGAGAAGCTCGACATCGGTGCGATGAATCGCAAGAACATGAGGGCCGCATAA
- the rpsI gene encoding 30S ribosomal protein S9 yields the protein MSETMQSLDQLAALKTTVTGADAPTYTKKVDKFGRAYATGKRKDAVARVWIKPGAGKITVNSREVETYFARPVLRMMIQQPLVAAARAGQYDVICTVAGGGLSGQAGAVRHGISKALTNFEPELRSVLKKGGFLTRDSRVVERKKYGKAKARRSFQFSKR from the coding sequence ATGTCCGAGACCATGCAGTCTCTCGACCAGCTCGCCGCGCTGAAGACCACCGTCACTGGTGCGGACGCGCCGACCTACACCAAGAAGGTCGACAAGTTCGGTCGCGCCTACGCCACCGGCAAGCGCAAGGACGCGGTCGCCCGCGTCTGGATCAAGCCGGGCGCCGGCAAGATCACCGTCAACAGCCGTGAGGTCGAAACCTATTTCGCCCGTCCGGTGCTGCGCATGATGATCCAGCAGCCGCTGGTCGCCGCGGCCCGTGCCGGCCAGTACGACGTGATCTGCACCGTCGCCGGCGGCGGTCTGTCCGGCCAGGCAGGTGCAGTTCGTCACGGCATCTCCAAGGCGCTCACCAATTTCGAGCCGGAGCTGCGCAGCGTACTGAAGAAGGGTGGCTTCCTGACCCGCGACAGCCGCGTCGTCGAGCGTAAGAAGTACGGCAAGGCCAAGGCCCGCCGCTCCTTCCAGTTCTCGAAGCGCTAA
- a CDS encoding GGDEF domain-containing protein codes for MSLDISTLFLVATLICALLGVMLHYFGRQEKMPALNWWGNAYLLGAITVALWTILSPIFGEAITLAMASIGFIACGMMWNAARVFHGLKPNWPGLFLGALAWLAAVASLPPEQEALRMTIGAAIVAAYAGLTASQLAAERRKSMHRRWPTIVVPLLHGAALMLPIVLADLWPSPHSGFAGNVWVVLFAVELVLYAIGTVFVIFMLVSERSVSLHKTAASLDPLTGMLNRRGFSEACARMIEREAMAGRPVSALIFDIDHFKSINDRFGHPAGDEVLKLFAAIVTNSLRISDLSGRIGGEEFAALLPCPIDEAVTAADRVREAFQNCGIEVDDAPVATTVSIGVAGGPAAVELEVLLAAADTALYQAKRGGRNRVVATVEQPVSLEESRRKAAQTREHQVVARGSEVGQAVA; via the coding sequence ATGTCGCTCGACATTTCGACGTTGTTTCTAGTTGCGACTCTGATCTGTGCGCTGCTCGGTGTGATGCTGCACTATTTCGGCCGCCAGGAGAAAATGCCGGCATTGAACTGGTGGGGGAACGCCTACCTGCTCGGTGCCATCACGGTGGCGCTGTGGACGATCCTCAGTCCGATCTTCGGCGAAGCGATCACGCTGGCGATGGCCAGCATCGGTTTCATCGCCTGCGGCATGATGTGGAACGCGGCACGCGTCTTCCACGGCCTGAAGCCGAACTGGCCCGGCCTGTTCCTGGGCGCGCTCGCCTGGCTCGCCGCCGTCGCCAGCCTGCCGCCCGAGCAGGAAGCGCTACGGATGACGATCGGCGCCGCGATCGTCGCCGCCTACGCGGGCCTGACCGCCAGCCAGCTCGCCGCCGAGCGACGCAAGTCGATGCATCGCCGCTGGCCGACTATCGTGGTGCCGCTGCTGCACGGCGCCGCCTTGATGCTGCCGATCGTGCTCGCCGATCTGTGGCCGTCCCCGCATTCCGGCTTCGCCGGCAACGTCTGGGTGGTGCTGTTTGCGGTCGAACTGGTGCTGTACGCGATCGGCACTGTGTTCGTGATCTTCATGCTGGTGTCCGAACGCTCGGTCAGCCTGCACAAGACGGCCGCATCTCTGGACCCGCTGACCGGCATGCTCAACCGCCGCGGCTTCTCCGAAGCGTGCGCGCGGATGATCGAACGCGAAGCCATGGCCGGCCGGCCGGTGTCGGCACTGATCTTCGACATCGACCACTTCAAATCGATCAACGACCGGTTCGGTCATCCGGCCGGCGACGAAGTGCTGAAGCTGTTTGCCGCCATCGTTACCAATTCGCTACGGATCTCGGATCTGTCGGGCCGGATCGGGGGTGAGGAGTTCGCCGCGCTGCTGCCGTGCCCGATCGACGAGGCGGTGACCGCCGCCGACCGGGTGCGCGAGGCGTTCCAGAACTGCGGCATCGAGGTCGACGACGCGCCGGTGGCGACCACGGTATCGATCGGCGTCGCCGGTGGGCCGGCCGCTGTCGAACTCGAGGTGCTGCTCGCCGCGGCCGACACCGCGCTATATCAAGCCAAACGGGGAGGCCGGAACCGCGTTGTTGCAACCGTGGAACAGCCGGTTTCGCTCGAGGAAAGCCGGCGCAAGGCGGCACAGACGCGCGAGCATCAGGTCGTCGCGCGAGGCAGCGAGGTTGGGCAGGCGGTGGCCTGA
- a CDS encoding antibiotic biosynthesis monooxygenase family protein, producing MITEIAQIDVKPGSEADFEAAVAKAREAFGRSKGFCGFELHKSIEKPQRYRLMVKWQTLENHTVDFRGSENFTEWRGLVGGFFAAPPDVEHTETVLTSQA from the coding sequence ATGATCACCGAAATCGCACAGATCGACGTCAAACCCGGCAGCGAGGCGGACTTCGAAGCCGCGGTCGCCAAGGCGCGCGAGGCGTTCGGCCGCTCAAAAGGGTTCTGCGGCTTCGAGCTGCACAAGTCGATCGAAAAGCCCCAGCGCTACCGCCTGATGGTGAAGTGGCAGACCCTGGAGAACCACACCGTCGACTTCCGCGGCTCGGAGAACTTCACCGAGTGGCGCGGCCTCGTCGGCGGCTTCTTCGCCGCGCCGCCGGATGTCGAGCACACCGAGACGGTGCTTACGTCTCAGGCGTAA
- a CDS encoding AI-2E family transporter: MTATLPDRAPSRTDLAWAIALGGIATVSFAALLYAAWQFAGTLFLIFAGVLFGVFLNALTELTGKLVGGPHGLRLALICLVLTSLTIGVAFLGGNTISQQAKALSGTIKTQIVNVKALLERNGVDTGFLELNPTPSAAHPETTTPVQPRNLPSAGEIASGGGAIVSQTLKLILGTIGAVGNFFIVMFLGLAFAAQPSVYRDGLVRMVPRRYRAQADVIVTDTGEMLKRWLLAQLITMMAVFAVTATGLSLIGIPGAFILGIQAGLLAFIPTVGAILGGLIIVLAAIGSGWIAVVSAFVLFLGVHALESYILTPLIQRQAIDIPPATLFAMQILLGIVFGLWGLALALPLMAIGRVVLDHLRGEEPAELISPAGTAPLAITPET; the protein is encoded by the coding sequence GTGACCGCCACCCTTCCCGATCGCGCCCCGTCCCGCACCGATCTCGCCTGGGCGATCGCCCTGGGGGGCATTGCAACCGTGTCGTTCGCTGCGCTGCTCTATGCCGCGTGGCAGTTCGCCGGCACGCTGTTCCTGATCTTCGCCGGCGTATTGTTCGGTGTCTTCCTCAATGCGCTGACCGAGCTCACCGGCAAGCTGGTCGGTGGGCCGCATGGCCTGCGGTTGGCGCTGATCTGTCTGGTTCTCACCAGCCTGACGATCGGCGTGGCGTTCCTCGGCGGAAACACCATCAGCCAGCAGGCCAAGGCACTGTCCGGAACGATCAAGACGCAGATCGTCAATGTGAAGGCGTTGCTCGAGCGCAACGGCGTCGACACCGGTTTCCTCGAGCTCAATCCCACCCCGAGCGCAGCGCATCCCGAAACGACAACGCCCGTTCAGCCGCGCAACCTGCCGAGCGCCGGCGAGATCGCTTCCGGGGGCGGTGCGATCGTCAGCCAGACGCTGAAGCTGATCCTCGGCACCATCGGCGCCGTCGGCAACTTCTTCATCGTGATGTTTCTCGGCCTCGCCTTCGCGGCGCAGCCATCGGTGTACCGCGACGGATTGGTGCGGATGGTGCCGCGGCGCTACCGGGCGCAAGCCGACGTCATCGTCACCGACACCGGCGAGATGCTGAAGCGCTGGCTGTTGGCGCAGCTGATCACCATGATGGCGGTGTTCGCCGTGACCGCGACCGGTCTGTCGTTGATCGGAATTCCTGGAGCATTCATCCTCGGCATCCAGGCCGGCCTGCTCGCCTTCATCCCGACCGTGGGAGCGATTCTTGGCGGGCTGATCATCGTGCTCGCCGCGATCGGCTCCGGCTGGATCGCCGTGGTCAGCGCCTTCGTGCTGTTCCTCGGCGTCCACGCGCTCGAAAGCTACATCTTGACGCCGCTGATCCAGCGTCAGGCGATCGACATCCCGCCCGCAACGCTGTTCGCGATGCAGATCCTGCTCGGCATCGTGTTCGGGCTGTGGGGGCTGGCGCTGGCGCTGCCGTTGATGGCGATCGGCCGGGTCGTGCTCGACCATCTGCGCGGCGAGGAGCCGGCCGAGCTGATCTCGCCCGCCGGCACCGCGCCGCTCGCGATTACGCCTGAGACGTAA
- a CDS encoding septal ring lytic transglycosylase RlpA family protein, whose amino-acid sequence MGIRERDSKGRAARVVLAAGACLVLANCAQNGQFSRIDPKYGVSSSPRVVAFGEPVPKGGGTYRVGKPYVVAGRTYVPEDNPHYRAEGLASWYGDDFHGRLTANGEVFDMASLSAAHPTLPIPSYARVTNMANGRSLIVRINDRGPYHGNRLIDVSNKAAELLEFKHRGTAKVRVEYVGRAPLEGSDDRQLIATLRQGEPAPAPTGVRIASAKPFVPDFGSAGASSGGGRIRGDIPLPEGRPYSLGNTSMDVASVGATTEVSASRSTRSNRQALAPNPRAVSYNVGSEEADAEPASASVRRNDEIGNLLSARGLY is encoded by the coding sequence ATGGGGATTCGCGAGCGAGATTCCAAAGGCCGTGCCGCGCGTGTCGTGCTCGCTGCGGGTGCCTGCCTTGTCCTTGCCAATTGCGCCCAGAACGGCCAATTCAGCCGGATAGATCCGAAATACGGCGTGTCATCAAGCCCGCGCGTGGTCGCCTTCGGCGAGCCCGTGCCGAAGGGCGGCGGTACCTATCGCGTCGGCAAGCCTTACGTCGTTGCCGGCCGCACTTACGTTCCTGAAGACAATCCGCATTACCGCGCCGAGGGCTTGGCGTCCTGGTACGGCGATGACTTCCATGGCCGGCTGACGGCCAACGGCGAAGTGTTCGACATGGCGTCGCTGTCGGCGGCGCATCCGACCCTGCCGATCCCGAGCTACGCCCGGGTGACCAATATGGCCAACGGCCGGTCGCTCATCGTGCGCATCAACGACCGCGGCCCGTATCACGGCAACCGACTCATCGACGTTTCGAACAAAGCCGCCGAACTACTTGAATTCAAACACAGAGGCACCGCGAAGGTGCGGGTGGAATATGTCGGCCGGGCGCCGCTCGAAGGCTCCGACGACCGGCAGTTGATCGCAACGCTGCGGCAGGGCGAACCGGCGCCGGCTCCGACCGGGGTTCGCATCGCGTCGGCCAAGCCGTTCGTGCCGGACTTCGGCAGCGCGGGCGCCAGCAGTGGCGGCGGACGCATCCGCGGTGACATTCCGCTGCCGGAAGGGCGTCCGTACTCGCTCGGCAACACCTCGATGGACGTCGCCTCCGTCGGCGCCACCACAGAAGTCTCGGCGTCGCGCAGTACCCGCTCGAACCGGCAGGCGCTGGCACCGAACCCGCGTGCGGTATCTTACAACGTCGGCTCCGAAGAGGCCGATGCAGAGCCGGCCAGTGCGTCGGTCCGGCGCAACGACGAGATCGGCAACCTGCTGTCGGCACGCGGCCTTTATTGA